The Candidatus Nitrosocosmicus franklandus genome contains a region encoding:
- a CDS encoding DUF1059 domain-containing protein: MTLSINCKDAGDPVCTHTMYGETEEELFENAKKHGIEVHGYTEESFNEEMSKNLEHFRKAIRST, from the coding sequence ATGACACTTAGCATTAACTGCAAGGATGCGGGCGATCCTGTATGTACCCATACAATGTATGGAGAAACAGAAGAAGAGCTATTTGAAAATGCAAAGAAGCATGGGATAGAAGTTCACGGCTATACGGAAGAGTCGTTTAATGAAGAGATGTCCAAAAATCTAGAGCATTTTAGAAAAGCAATAAGAAGTACTTGA
- a CDS encoding cupin domain-containing protein, which yields MSTTTKILAKSFESPDEVRTFEKGKVEIVNLGNVIIGRATLEPGWSWSTCVKPLVNTDSCQAPHTSVIISGRMKVRMDDGTEIEGGPGDTAVVPPGHDAWVVGDEPCVSIDFTGMGDYAKKHE from the coding sequence ATGTCAACAACAACAAAAATTTTGGCAAAAAGTTTTGAATCTCCTGATGAAGTAAGAACATTTGAAAAAGGAAAAGTAGAGATTGTAAATCTGGGGAATGTGATAATCGGTAGAGCAACACTCGAACCAGGATGGAGTTGGAGTACGTGTGTAAAACCATTAGTTAATACAGATAGCTGCCAAGCTCCACATACATCGGTCATTATTTCTGGAAGAATGAAGGTCAGAATGGATGATGGTACTGAAATTGAAGGCGGACCTGGAGATACCGCAGTAGTACCGCCAGGACATGATGCTTGGGTGGTGGGAGACGAGCCATGTGTTTCAATAGATTTTACTGGTATGGGGGACTATGCGAAAAAGCATGAGTAA
- a CDS encoding DM13 domain-containing protein: MKNTGNKKLKKISYLVVILIASVVTVYLVSPLFISTEINEPFPPNSVALVSFENFSVMSEEARVKVAQNMNTFQKNELMSQYANSENGNIIAINESMDEISGSSELNYSSISGSFIGANDGIHNAEGIAKIIPLEENAASILRLENLKVTNGPDLYVYLSTDNNSHDFVNLGKLKANNGNQNYNIPLGTDLSKYDTVLIWCKAFSVLFGSADLKHQE, encoded by the coding sequence GTGAAAAACACGGGAAACAAAAAACTTAAAAAAATTTCATATCTTGTTGTAATCCTAATTGCGTCTGTGGTAACAGTGTACCTAGTTTCGCCATTGTTTATATCTACAGAAATAAATGAACCCTTTCCTCCAAATTCTGTGGCGTTGGTCTCTTTTGAAAATTTTAGTGTGATGAGTGAAGAGGCGAGGGTCAAAGTCGCACAAAATATGAACACCTTCCAGAAGAATGAATTGATGAGTCAGTATGCCAATTCAGAGAATGGTAATATTATAGCCATTAATGAATCCATGGATGAGATTTCAGGTTCATCTGAACTAAACTATTCATCAATTTCAGGATCGTTTATAGGAGCTAACGATGGAATTCATAATGCTGAAGGTATAGCGAAAATAATACCTCTTGAGGAGAATGCTGCAAGTATCCTTAGACTGGAGAATTTAAAGGTAACTAACGGACCCGATCTATATGTGTACCTGTCAACTGACAATAACTCACACGATTTCGTCAATCTTGGGAAACTTAAAGCCAATAATGGAAATCAAAATTACAACATTCCACTAGGGACTGACTTGTCAAAATACGATACTGTATTGATATGGTGCAAGGCATTTTCAGTTCTATTTGGTAGTGCCGACCTCAAACATCAGGAATAA